The following is a genomic window from Moorella sp. Hama-1.
AGGGGGATATGTTTCTGCCGGGTGGCCGTCTTGATGGCTGTGATAATCTGGCGAGTAATACATAACTCCGCAAAGGCCCGGAAGGAAGAGAGTTTATCACCGCGGAAGTCGCGAATGGCCTTGTACAGGCCAATCATGCCTTCCTGGACGATATCCTCCCGGTCGGCACCGATGAGAAAATAGGACCGGGCTTTAGCCCTGACAAAGTTACGATACTTATTAATCAGGTACTCCTGGGCTATTTCATCGCCCTCCTGGGCCTGGTAAACAATATCCTCATCGCCCATTAACTCATATGGTTGGAAGGATTCCTGCTGCACATTAACGCTCATGTCAACGCCTCCACCATGGATTTCCAAAACATCAACTGCAGGAGGCCGGTATCTTGTCCAATGACAGTTCTAATTATACAAGAAACCACCGTCAACCGCAAGAGTTAACCATCCGTCCCTGTTAGCGCCGGCGCCACCTTTCCAGGATCTGACGTGCTGCCTGGTGAATCCGCGTATCCAGTCGTCCTGTTGGGGCATCATCCTGACCAACCCGATTCATTTCCTGCCGGGCCTGTTCCACATAAACCCTTAATTCGCGGACCGGTATACGCAGGGCCCCTTTTCCCAGGATTATCCGTTGTTCGGCCTGATCGGAAGTGGCGACGTAGACCTGCCCCTTAATATTTATATTACCTACCAACTTTTCAATGACCGCATCGGCTGTTTCTCCCTCGCGGCTGTAAATTACCTCCACTTCCCCTACCCGTTCCCTCTTTTCTGTGGCCCCGGGGACTTTATGGGCGTCAAAGACGATGATGACGCGCCCGCCCCAGTAGGCCTGATAATTGCTTAGCTCTCTTATTAGTTTATCGCGGGCGTGGTCAAAACTTGCCTCCTTTAAGCGGGCTAATTCCGGCCAGTTATAGAGCAAATTGTAGCCGTCCACGATCAGCACGTCAGGCACAGGTTCCACCCCGCTCTAAGGCCGGACCCGGCCGCGCTGGCGCAACACTTCGTACATCAGGACGGTAGCTGCCGAGGCTACGTTAAGGGAGTTAATCCGGCCGCGCATGGGCAGGCGCACCGTTAAATCGCAGCGGGAACGTACCAGATGGGAGAGGCCCCGGCCTTCACTGCCTAAAACCAGGACCAGGGGCAGGGTAAAATCAGCGGCAAAGGCCTCTTGCGGGGCGTCGCCGGCAGCGCCGACGGCCCAGATACCCTGGCCTTTAAGATCTGCCAAGGTCAGGCCCAGGTTGGTCACCCGGGCCACCGGGACGTATTCCTGGGCTCCTGCCGCCGTCCGGGCTACGGCAGCCGTTAACCCTACCCCCCGCCGCCGGGGGATAATGACCCCATGGACGCCGGCGGCCTCGGCCGAACGGAGAATAGCCCCCAGGTTGTGGGGGTCCTCCACCCCGTCGAGCATAACTAAAAAAGGGGGCTCCCCCTCTTCCCGGGCCCGGGCCAGGAGATCCTCCAGTTCAGCGTAGACTGCAGCCGCAGTCAGGGCTACGACCCCCTGATGATGGGGGCCGGCCATTTTATCCAGGACGTCCCTGTTTACCCGCTGCAGGGGTATCCCCTGCTCTCGGGCCAGGTTGATAATGTCGGCTATGATCCGGCCCTCCAGGTGGGGGGCCAGGAGAAGCTTATTCAAAGGACGGCCGGCCCGGAGGGCTTCCCGGACCTGGTTCCGGCCGGCCAGGACTTCAGTCATTGGTTTTCCTCCCTGCCCCGGGCCGCGGCTACCCGCGGGGTTCCGATCAACAGTCTACCTCCTGGCAGCGAAAGAGATCATCGGTGATGATCACCCGGGCGTAGTGTTCCCTGGGAAAGGTTTGATCAAAATTGATATCGTTGAACAGTACTGGTAACTTTTCCTTGAAGAGCAGGAGAAGGGGTATGGCTATCTGCCGCATCTGGGGATGGGCGGTGCTGGCACAACGCAGGCGGAAAAAGTGGCGCCATTCCCGTAAATTATAGGTAACTACCAGCTCGGTTTTGAGGGAGGTAGGCAGGACGGAACGCGCCTCCTGGGGGGAGTTGGTCTGCAATAAGGCCAGGTAGCCTTTCTCGGCGGCCAGGCAGGCCTCCCGCCAGGCCTCATAGGCCCTGCCGGTAAAGAAAAAGGGTTCAATGACCGTTATCTGGCTGCCGAAGCTGTCTTTGCTGTAGTTACAGTACCTGGTTGATTCCTGGCTGTAGGAGCCGATACGGTGCCGGACAATCTCGTGGGATATACCCCGGTCGGCAATAATCAAGGCCGTGATCTTCTCATGCTCAATAACCGATTCGTGCCCCCGGGCCAGGATCGACTTTAAAAAGGAAGCCGCCGAACCGCCCTTTATTTTATTCTCGGATTTGTAGCAAACCCGGGCGTAACGTTCCAACCTGGCCAGCAAGCCGGCGTCCAGGGCCCTTTCCGGTACCAGGACCCTGGGTTGCTCAATTAGCATGATTCGTCTTCTCCTCCTTCCCTGCCAGGGTAAAAAGCAGGCTGGCAATCTCCGCCAGCCGGGTCTCATTGCCCTGGAGGTAGAGATAACCCAGGAGGCTTTCCAGAGCGGTACTGGAGTGATACTCCGCCGGTGCTGCGGTGCGGGGCAGGTGCCCCGGCCGGGCATTACGACCCCGGCGCAGGACGTCCCTTTCGGCGGGCGTTAAATACTCCTCCAGGGCTGGGACCAGCCGGGCCTGGGCCGTGGCCCGCACGTATTTCATAGCCTCCCGGTGCAGTTGCTCCGGCCGGGCCGGTCCCCGGCGGACCAGATAAGTCCGGACCAGTAACTCGTAAACAGCGTCCCCTACATAGGCCAGGACCAGGGGTGAGAGATCAGCAGCAGGATCCACACTTAACCCCCTTAACTTCTTTTCCTACCTAACCGTTCCAGGCTTACCCTAACTTCTCTTCCAGCGCGAGCCGCGGGGGGTGTCCTCCAGGGTGATCCCCAGTTCCTTAAGGCGGTCGCGAATGGCATCGGCTGTGGCCCAATCCCGACGCTGGCGGGC
Proteins encoded in this region:
- the sigH gene encoding RNA polymerase sporulation sigma factor SigH, translating into MSVNVQQESFQPYELMGDEDIVYQAQEGDEIAQEYLINKYRNFVRAKARSYFLIGADREDIVQEGMIGLYKAIRDFRGDKLSSFRAFAELCITRQIITAIKTATRQKHIPLNSYVSLNKPIYDEDSDRTLLDIISGTRITDPEELIISREEFGDIEEKMGEILSSLEWKVLMSYLEGKSYQEIAVDLKRHVKSIDNALQRVKRKLERYLERRDGDTQ
- a CDS encoding Mini-ribonuclease 3, yielding MDPAADLSPLVLAYVGDAVYELLVRTYLVRRGPARPEQLHREAMKYVRATAQARLVPALEEYLTPAERDVLRRGRNARPGHLPRTAAPAEYHSSTALESLLGYLYLQGNETRLAEIASLLFTLAGKEEKTNHAN
- the thyX gene encoding FAD-dependent thymidylate synthase — protein: MLIEQPRVLVPERALDAGLLARLERYARVCYKSENKIKGGSAASFLKSILARGHESVIEHEKITALIIADRGISHEIVRHRIGSYSQESTRYCNYSKDSFGSQITVIEPFFFTGRAYEAWREACLAAEKGYLALLQTNSPQEARSVLPTSLKTELVVTYNLREWRHFFRLRCASTAHPQMRQIAIPLLLLFKEKLPVLFNDINFDQTFPREHYARVIITDDLFRCQEVDC
- a CDS encoding NYN domain-containing protein is translated as MPDVLIVDGYNLLYNWPELARLKEASFDHARDKLIRELSNYQAYWGGRVIIVFDAHKVPGATEKRERVGEVEVIYSREGETADAVIEKLVGNINIKGQVYVATSDQAEQRIILGKGALRIPVRELRVYVEQARQEMNRVGQDDAPTGRLDTRIHQAARQILERWRRR
- the rlmB gene encoding 23S rRNA (guanosine(2251)-2'-O)-methyltransferase RlmB, with translation MTEVLAGRNQVREALRAGRPLNKLLLAPHLEGRIIADIINLAREQGIPLQRVNRDVLDKMAGPHHQGVVALTAAAVYAELEDLLARAREEGEPPFLVMLDGVEDPHNLGAILRSAEAAGVHGVIIPRRRGVGLTAAVARTAAGAQEYVPVARVTNLGLTLADLKGQGIWAVGAAGDAPQEAFAADFTLPLVLVLGSEGRGLSHLVRSRCDLTVRLPMRGRINSLNVASAATVLMYEVLRQRGRVRP